A part of Desulfofundulus salinus genomic DNA contains:
- a CDS encoding SAF domain-containing protein encodes MPKNRLVNVLIALVLVVLSGFLVWYIIGITAPTVPVVKAQKRIPVGTAITGDMVKVQPMARVDVPPDAVSDVREVIGKTVTLGTLLPGDPVRKAHVKAGVGSLQARLSSLAPGRVAVDLPAESALKGLSAGDKVMVFGEVPVGDAASKTAATVVELIAKDAVVISVPGDKQQSEGVFGSTGGGKGPVVVAVTPEEAKKIASSIVRGKRTAIALLPQEGVK; translated from the coding sequence TTGCCAAAAAACAGACTGGTTAACGTTTTAATAGCTCTGGTCCTGGTCGTACTGTCCGGTTTCCTGGTGTGGTATATCATCGGGATTACCGCGCCGACGGTACCGGTGGTCAAGGCCCAGAAGAGAATACCTGTGGGAACGGCCATCACCGGCGACATGGTGAAGGTCCAGCCCATGGCCAGGGTGGACGTACCTCCCGACGCCGTTTCAGACGTCCGGGAGGTAATCGGCAAAACCGTAACCCTCGGCACCCTTCTGCCGGGTGACCCTGTCAGGAAGGCGCACGTGAAGGCAGGAGTGGGGAGCCTGCAGGCCCGTCTCAGCTCCCTGGCCCCCGGAAGGGTGGCCGTGGACCTGCCCGCTGAAAGCGCACTGAAGGGGCTTTCCGCAGGGGACAAAGTGATGGTCTTCGGGGAAGTGCCGGTCGGAGACGCGGCCTCGAAGACGGCGGCCACGGTTGTGGAACTCATAGCCAAAGATGCCGTGGTCATCAGTGTACCCGGGGACAAGCAGCAAAGTGAAGGCGTATTCGGCAGCACCGGGGGCGGCAAGGGGCCGGTGGTGGTGGCGGTAACGCCCGAAGAGGCCAAAAAAATCGCCAGCTCCATCGTCAGGGGCAAAAGGACTGCGATAGCCCTCCTGCCCCAGGAGGGAGTCAAATAA